A region from the Benincasa hispida cultivar B227 chromosome 12, ASM972705v1, whole genome shotgun sequence genome encodes:
- the LOC120067404 gene encoding geraniol 8-hydroxylase-like, giving the protein MVIGGTDTSSNTIEFAMAEMIKNPETLKKAQEELAVVVGEDNIVEEFHIHSLPYLKAVMKETLRLHPILPLLVPHCPSETTIVSNYTIPKGSRVFINVWAIQRDPNQWENPLEFNPERFLNGKFDFSGSDFRYFPFGSGKRNCAGIAMAERMVLYLLATLLHSFDWKLEDGEKMEVEEKFGIVLKMKRPLVLIPTPRLSHPTLYQ; this is encoded by the coding sequence ATGGTGATCGGCGGGACAGACACATCGTCAAATACTATAGAGTTTGCGATGGCAGAAATGATAAAGAATCCAGAAACTCTAAAGAAAGCACAGGAAGAACTCGCCGTTGTTGTTGGAGAAGACAATATTGTGGAAGAGTTCCACATTCATAGTTTGCCATATCTCAAAGCTGTAATGAAAGAAACTTTGCGTTTACACCCTATCCTACCTCTACTTGTGCCGCACTGCCCAAGCGAGACCACCATTGTCTCCAATTACACAATCCCAAAGGGCTCTCGAGTGTTCATCAATGTCTGGGCCATTCAACGAGACCCCAACCAATGGGAAAATCCACTAGAGTTCAACCCAGAAAGGTTCTTGAATGGAAAATTCGATTTCAGTGGAAGTGATTTTCGTTACTTCCCATTTGGGTCCGGCAAAAGAAATTGTGCAGGGATAGCTATGGCGGAAAGAATGGTACTGTATTTGCTTGCTACACTTTTGCATTCTTTTGATTGGAAATTAGAAGATGGTGAGAAAATGGAAGTTGAGGAGAAATTTGGAATTGttttgaagatgaagaggccTCTTGTTCTCATCCCAACGCCAAGGCTATCTCATCCCACTCTGTATCAGTAA